Proteins encoded within one genomic window of Anopheles gambiae chromosome 3, idAnoGambNW_F1_1, whole genome shotgun sequence:
- the LOC3291681 gene encoding uncharacterized protein LOC3291681 isoform X4: MAATMRTGGLHHASSLGNIDTSSQAKVNFAARSYDSEDENMGRKKGRPFETGPCSRAPVYSKGDIREQYCLTDRQLNSIEQPRRERFFGCWSGRNAPQSFLGVCVGRRAPSDENLADYAPMQRYPRYINSGPIAKSILQQYDDDMESSYFRRKPTSFLSNSSQGGGGGAGGGGSAGLIIGSSATLPAGGDSKRYGGSWLPAEDEAVRLEGPRTKHVSFARSYTLTSFDEAMGSRPLSRLAAARSQERLIGGKKPTITLAQHAAGPYATGAPLHSILTQPTAQPQPLLPQALQKQPLSVPQNPSHSQPQQPPHQQQQQPHHQPQQQQPQQPQHVLIQQQPTSHLHQHLHQQHLQHLQQQQQQQQAALLAHQAHLQHQHQQHQQQQLQAAQLAAQQQQQQQQLQQQQHQQEMVVLEKVKRSAMKTQATQTEVYLGKKGTAPHNLSLSPRTIHRVKMVSQGAQTNGGLNGGGRKLTKSLSEAGDRLQENGIDPNVLQPVDTGTSANANFDHELLHRTQSEEPPKSPFTITSPPATHVGPHFELPSSRTSSQLSHSDGTHLTHSRNHSQDSATSYRSTDGSRTSYETASYPYDAYDSIVLPRRASHSQEPTFQFLRKQDLEQVHHHHQQHQQQQHLQLQQQQHQRHQSQYTHGYENGYVPFETHSLPRRTCIHHKPEEFHTHTLPRRDHGHAHHHHDIVYRDQSHPALPAPEHLILSNGSVNQDVRSFDSMPTATALNRRMSAHAIVLPPEKQPHSSGLPLVQGLHQQQQQQQQQQQQQQQQQQQRRASYAFVTPDTQALAKRNSIPHQQIQKVQPIMQTQFAAPAKTQPFQPLVKPQPPTLPTHYTSQTAPPSCPVTPPNIQPLDMQDDTKSSSEGSCSTCDSDSEQELDGMPGEEREIFIDFKPRVSPVPSPGAVKKKKLQKAQSEGELMHADARRKASVTADGDGGSSTVPTGSDDEGRSTMREQCAAPKLPKPDYRDASESSVPDDEPPVKDRRKESFRKRSVSLDQPTSCEQEDEEEREHNGSVVQQHPHRNGGDSGRPHPHAAQRMSSRSRSIGAAIGSRHLSAPPSPQKEDHSASTGRLHREASPFHSSDSLANDATRDTSDGNWNESQATIMTQSLTDNGKLTPSSRRKNLLLQHQQRSSMDTDVLDMEDIADQPLPPLPVTVASTALQSNTVSTPSGHGHQPNGTAIQPSVAGIGIVKPTTPSIAVIPSPSMEREERDLQWQKSATLRRPSRPLSPTKRAARSEQQKQQQKLHKIEPLIHRSSDPTERTGKSDPSPTSSMPSGSPATPQQPSPSSTKLPHHHPIGAATPVAARFAKGSPGNGVDLLKDHPVFSQDPSTSGPGGATGGGAGSEGSTTEDYVTCTDNSKRGASGAKGTYKTIHATRPTKQVPATTQDGSSFESASSIYSLARVDAVCEETPPVEEKSVSPQIPPPPIPKPSPTHSVSSSSSDSFSVSKKSSPSRAALPKAIAGKVKPAKPQSLSDDERSEKRYSSSHDEKEAAPKLPYAGAATGTIARSARRGRDWNEEERRRKKSTFKLEFDKDSIKTYTTPMLRQPSPGFKKLSPEDKSALNVLDGASPSSKQKRFRPKTRKSPRARSAVPEDTTAGSGMGSTGTLPRRSKTPLVRSPEKPTVVAAAAATATTAVVMATPQPTIVTTGTKLSPSQYYSQIRSPPSVGSPRKQKISPEKRLQAISTESLRSVSPGSDSVFYSEADALSHCEHQVHCSHCGKEVEVSNLPGESEESILTLDSTDNDRPDIVQPPEGFADSPDCTKTPHHTRLYKKMDKRFRSEDRHVDRRHFKSRQEYRAKSEERGKEEIEPNNLRPAGSSPCVAPAGQAYIDTTSEPEQGIYHGNYKAGLWICIADRDVWRRNELPDGSFDRPKDATLERRGSTDSERDFRKKYQAITHRLVHRKSCVEMYRRQNSNSFDTDKTVVVCRKSGEFGFRIHGSKPVVVSAIEPDTPAETSGLEVGDIVLSVNGISVIDKSHSEVVKIAHAGSDTLELEVARTIGMLSPLDDGSSHPSIYTGFLWRYCSSGGKWVRRWFSLRPDHCLYYYKSDADNQPIGAIMLTNHTIERIPLEPITRPHSFAIDTEEGTKVQLSADTEEAASRWIAIISHAAQQCDPWLENSARNLRLCATGISKPDCSGPLTKLGSKWRSWTKRYCVLKDAVLYFYHDGTSKSAFGMACLQGYRVQPSSAGGKKYAFEIVPPELSLRHYYFHTETEMDKKRWVAALEYSIDRWMRAG, translated from the exons GCCTTCACCACGCTTCGTCGCTGGGAAATATCGACACATCGTCGCAG GCGAAGGTAAATTTTGCGGCCCGCAGTTACGACTCCGAAGATGAAAATATGGGCCGTAAGAAGGGACGGCCTTTTGAGACGGGGCCCTGCTCGAGGGCTCCCGTCTACTCGAAGGGAGACATACGCGAACAG TACTGCCTGACGGATCGACAACTCAACTCGATAGAGCAGCCACGGCGGGAACGATTTTTTGGCTGCTGGTCCGGCCGCAATGCTCCACAGTCGTTTCTGGGCGTCTGCGTGGGTCGGCGGGCGCCCTCCGACGAAAACCTCGCCGATTATGCACCGATGCAGCGCTATCCTAG GTACATCAATTCCGGTCCGATAGCGAAATCCATCCTGCAGCAGTACGATGACGACATGGAAAGCTCGTACTTCCGCCGAAAGCCGACCTCTTTTTTATCGAACAGCAGCcagggcggcggcggtggagcgggcggtggcggcagtgcGGGATTAATTATAGGAAGCAGCGCAACACTGCCGGCCGGCGGTGACAGTAAGCGATACGGTGGCTCCTGGCTGCCGGCCGAGGACGAAGCGGTACGGTTAGAGGGTCCAAG GACGAAACACGTCAGCTTTGCCCGGTCCTACACGCTCACGTCGTTCGACGAAGCGATGGGTAGCCGACCGCTGTCACGGCTGGCAGCGGCCCGCAGCCAGGAAAGACTGATCGGCGGCAAAAAGCCCACCATCACGCTGGCCCAGCACGCGGCCGGCCCGTACGCCACGGGTGCACCGCTGCACTCGATCCTCACGCAACCCACCGCCCAGCCGCAACCGCTGCTGCCCCAAGCCCTCCAGAAGCAACCCCTGTCCGTGCCGCAGAACCCGAGCCACAGTCAACctcagcagccgccgcatcagcagcagcagcagccgcaccatcagccacagcagcagcaaccgcaacagcCTCAGCACGTGCTCATACAGCAGCAACCGACGTCCCATCTTCATCAGCACTTGCACCAGCAGCATCTGCAGCatctacagcagcagcagcagcagcaacaagcgGCACTGCTCGCACACCAAGCTCACCTGCAAcatcaacatcagcagcatcaacagcagcaacttCAGGCAGCACAGCTCGccgctcagcagcagcagcagcagcaacagcttcagcagcagcagcatcagcaggaGATGGTTGTGTTGGAAAAGGTGAAGCGAAGCGCAATGAAGACGCAAGCAACGCAGACGGAGGTGTATCTGGGCAAGAAGGGAACGGCGCCACACAACCTTTCGCTGAGCCCCAGAACGATCCACCGG GTAAAAATGGTTTCCCAAGGCGCGCAAACAAACGGCGGACTGAACGGTGGTGGCCGCAAGCTAACCAAGAGCCTGTCCGAGGCCGGCGATCGTTTGCAGGAGAATGGCATCGATCCAAACGTGCTGCAACCGGTGGACACTGGCAC CAGCGCGAATGCAAACTTTGATCATGAGCTGCTGCATCGCACACAGTCGGAAGAGCCGCCGAAATCACCCTTCACCATCACCTCACCGCCCGCCACCCATGTAGGGCCACATTTCGAGCTACCATCGTCGCGCACGTCCTCGCAGCTGAGCCACTCGGACGGCACGCACCTGACGCACTCGCGCAACCACTCGCAGGACAGTGCCACCTCGTACCGGTCGACCGATGGGTCGCGGACGTCGTACGAGACCGCCTCCTATCCGTACGATGCGTACGACAGCATTGTGCTGCCGCGGCGTGCCAGCCACTCGCAGGAGCCGACGTTCCAGTTTTTGCGCAAACAGGACCTGGAGCAggtgcaccatcatcatcagcagcatcagcagcagcaacatcttcaactgcaacaacaacaacaccaacgacATCAGTCACAGTACACCCATGGCTACGAGAATGGATACGTTCCGTTCGAGACGCACAGCTTGCCGCGGAGAACGTGCATCCACCACAAGCCGGAGGAgttccacacgcacacactgcccCGGCGGGACCACGGCCACGCCCATCACCATCACGACATCGTGTACCGGGACCAGTCCCATCCGGCACTGCCCGCCCCCGAGCATCTCATCCTGTCCAACGGAAGCGTTAATCAAGATGTTCGATCTTTTGACAGCATGCCGACGGCCACGGCCCTGAACCGCCGGATGTCTGCCCACGCCATTGTGCTGCCGCCGGAAAAGCAACCCCACTCGAGTGGGCTCCCCCTCGTCCAAGGactgcatcagcagcagcaacaacagcaacagcagcagcagcagcaacagcagcagcagcaacaacggcGAGCCTCGTACGCGTTCGTCACGCCCGACACGCAAGCCCTCGCCAAGCGGAACTCCATCCCCCATCAGCAGATCCAGAAGGTGCAGCCCATCATGCAGACGCAGTTCGCTGCGCCGGCAAAGACGCAACCGTTCCAACCGCTGGTCAAACCGCAACCACCCACCCTACCCACCCACTACACCTCCCAAACGGCTCCCCCGTCCTGTCCGGTGACGCCGCCCAACATTCAGCCGCTGGACATGCAGGACGACACCAAGTCGTCCTCCGAGGGTAGCTGCTCGACCTGCGACTCGGACAGCGAGCAGGAGCTGGACGGCATGCCCGGCGAGGAGCGCGAAATCTTCATCGACTTTAAGCCGCGCGTGTCGCCCGTCCCCTCGCCCGGTGCCgtcaagaagaaaaagcttcaaaaagCACAGTCCGAGGGTGAGCTGATGCATGCCGACGCAAGGCGCAAAGCGAGCGTGACTGCGGATGGAGATGGCGGTAGCTCCACCGTACCGACCGGCAGTGACGATGAAGGACGCTCCACGATGCGGGAACAGTGTGCAGCGCCGAAACTGCCCAAGCCGGACTATCGCGACGCGAGCGAAAGCTCCGTGCCGGACGATGAGCCACCGGTGAAGGATCGGCGAAAGGAAAGCTTCCGCAAGCGCTCGGTCAGTCTGGATCAGCCGACGAGCTGCGAgcaggaggacgaggaggaacGGGAGCACAACGGGAGTGTGGTGCAACAGCACCCGCATCGCAACGGCGGGGACAGTGGGAGACCGCACCCGCACGCAGCCCAGCGCATGTCGTCCCGGTCTAGATCGATCGGAGCTGCGATTGGGTCGCGCCATCTTTCGGCACCACCTTCGCCGCAGAAGGAAGATCACTCCGCGTCCACAGGTAGGCTTCACCGGGAGGCTTCCCCATTCCACTCTTCCGACTCGCTTGCAAACGATGCCACCCGCGACACGTCCGACGGGAACTGGAACGAATCGCAGGCGACGATCATGACGCAAAG CTTAACGGACAACGGGAAGCTGACTCCATCGTCGAGAAGGAAGAACCTACTgctgcagcatcagcagcgcaGCTCGATGGATACGGATGTGCTGGATATGGAAGATATCGCCGATCAG CCGCTACCACCACTGCCGGTAACCGTGGCATCGACTGCACTGCAGTCAAACACCGTCTCCACACCGTCCGGCCACGGCCACCAACCGAACGGGACGGCCATTCAACCGAGCGTGGCCGGCATCGGCATCGTAAAGCCCACCACCCCATCGATCGCTGTCATCCCGTCGCCGAGCATGGAGCGCGAGGAACGTGACCTGCAGTGGCAAAAGTCGGCCACGCTGCGCCGCCCTTCGCGGCCACTTTCGCCCACCAAGCGGGCCGCACGCAgcgagcagcagaagcagcagcaaaagctgcACAAAATCGAACCGTTAATCCATCG CTCTTCGGACCCAACCGAACGTACCGGAAAATCCGACCCAAGTCCAACGTCCTCTATGCCTTCCGGCAGCCCAGCGACTCCCCAGCAACCTTCGCCGTCCTCAACCAAGCTGCCCCACCACCATCCAATCGGTGCGGCCACTCCAGTGGCTGCCCGGTTCGCCAAAGGTTCGCCCGGAAACGGTGTCGATCTCTTGAAGGATCATCCCGTCTTTAGCCAGGATCCGAGCACATCCGGTCCTGGTGGTGCTACCGGTGGTGGCGCTGGATCGGAAGGCAGCACCACCGAGGACTATGTGACGTGCACCGACAACTCGAAGCGGGGTGCATCGGGAGCTAAAGGTACATACAAAACGATCCACGCCACTAGACCGACCAAACAAGTACCAG CCACCACACAGGACGGATCATCCTTCGAGAGTGCGTCCTCCATCTACAGCCTGGCCCGGGTCGATGCGGTGTGCGAGGAAACGCCCCCGGTCGAGGAAAAGTCCGTCTCGCCCCAAATCCCACCGCCGCCCATCCCGAAGCCCTCGCCGACGCACTCCGTCAGCAGCAGTTCGAGCGATAGTTTCAGCGTGAGCAAGAAGAGTTCGCCTTCCCGGGCCGCCCTGCCGAAAGCGATCGCCGGCAAGGTGAAGCCGGCGAAGCCGCAATCGCTTTCGGACGACGAGCGGAGCGAAAAGCGCTACTCATCGTCGCACGACGAGAAGGAGGCCGCGCCCAAGCTGCCGTACGCTGGTGCCGCGACCGGAACTATTGCCCGAAGCGCTCGGCGGGGTCGCGACTGGAACGAGGAGGAGCGGCGCAGGAAAAAGAGCACGTTCAAGCTGGAGTTTGACAAGGACTCGATCAAGACGTACACCACGCCGATGCTGCGCCAGCCGAGCCCGGGCTTTAAGAAGCTGTCGCCGGAGGACAAGAGTGCGCTGAATGTGCTGGACGGGGCGAGTCCCAGCAGCAAGCAGAAACGCTTCCGACCGAAGACGCGCAAGTCACCGCGGGCTCGCAGCGCTGTACCGGAGGACACGACCGCCGGCAGTGGGATGGGATCGACTGGAACGCTGCCCCGGCGAAGCAAGACACCGTTGGTGCGCTCTCCCGAGAAACCTACcgtggtggcggcggctgcggcgaCTGCGACCACGGCCGTGGTGATGGCCACACCTCAACCGACGATTGTTACCACCGGCACGAAGCTGAGTCCCTCGCAGTACTACTCACAGATCCGTAGCCCACCGTCGGTTGGATCTCCACGCAAGCAGAAAATCTCGCCCGAGAAACGACTGCAAGCGATCTCCACCGAGTCGCTACGTTCGGTGTCACCTGGTTCGGACTCGGTGTTTTACAGCGAAGCTGACGCATTGTCCCACTGTGAGCACCAG GTTCATTGTTCACACTGCGGCAAAGAGGTGGAGGTCTCGAACCTCCCGGGCGAATCCGAAGAGTCCATCCTAACGCTCGACTCGACGGACAACGATCGGCCGGACATTGTGCAGCCACCGGAGGGGTTCGCTGACTCGCCAGACTGCACCAAGACGCCACACCACACCCGGCTGTACAAGAAGATGGACAAGCGCTTTCGCTCCGAGGACAGGCACGTCGATCGGCGACACTTCAAGAGCCGGCAGGAGTACCGGGCCAAG AGCGAGGAGCGTGGCAAGGAGGAGATCGAACCGAATAATCTGCGTCCAGCCGGCTCGTCGCCCTGCGTAGCGCCGGCCGGCCAAGCGTACATCGACACGACGTCCGAGCCGGAACAGGGCATCTACCACGGTAACTACAAGGCGGGCCTGTGGATCTGCATCGCCGATAGGGACGTTTGGCGACGGAACGAGCTGCCGGACGGCAGCTTCGATCGCCCGAAGGATGCAACGCTCGAGCGACGCGGCTCGACCGATTCGGAGCGAGATTTTCGAAAGAAATACCAAGCCATCACACACCGGCTGGTGCACCGGAAGTCATGCGTCGAGATGTACCGACGTCAGAATAGCAACAGTTTTG ACACCGATAAAACGGTGGTCGTGTGCAGGAAGTCCGGCGAGTTCGGGTTCCGCATACACGGCTCGAAGCCGGTCGTGGTGTCCGCGATCGAGCCGGACACGCCGGCCGAAACTTCGGGCCTAGAGGTAGGTGATATTGTACTGTCGGTCAACGGTATCTCGGTGATCGATAAAAGTCACTCGGAGGTTGTGAAAATTGCCCACGCTGGCAGCGATACGCTCGAGCTGGAG GTTGCTCGTACGATTGGGATGCTGTCGCCCCTGGACGATGGCTCCTCACATCCCTCGATCTACACCGGGTTCCTATGGCGGTACTGTTCCAGCGGTGGCAAATGGGTCCGGCGGTGGTTCTCGCTACGGCCGGACCATTGTCTCTACTACTACAAATCGGATGCG GATAATCAACCGATTGGTGCGATCATGCTGACGAACCACACGATCGAGCGCATCCCGCTAGAACCAATCACGCGCCCGCACAGCTTTGCCATCGACACGGAGGAAGGCACCAAGGTGCAGCTGTCGGCCGACACGGAAGAAGCGGCCAGTCGCTGGATCGCCATCATCAGCCACGCTGCCCAGCAATGTGATCCTTGGCTGGAAAACAG TGCACGGAACCTACGGCTCTGTGCGACGGGTATCAGCAAACCGGACTGCAGCGGGCCGCTGACCAAGCTGGGCAGCAAATGGCGCTCGTGGACCAAGCGATACTGCGTGCTGAAGGATGCGGTACTCTACTTCTACCACGACGGCACCAGCAAGAGTGCTTTCG GTATGGCCTGCCTGCAGGGGTATCGTGTACAGCCTTCATCGGCCGGTGGTAAGAAGTATGCGTTCGAGATAGTTCCACCGGAGCTGAGTCTAAGACACTACTACTTCCACACCGAGACGGAAATGGACAAGAAGCG CTGGGTGGCCGCCCTGGAATACTCGATAGACCGGTGGATGAGGGCCGGCTGA